The following are encoded together in the Streptomyces sp. NBC_01465 genome:
- a CDS encoding carbohydrate ABC transporter permease translates to MTSTVTPSKVPSAAGDDVLKSGGVRGRFPHIPDRIRRGGLPYLLLLPALILELLIHIIPMVMGIVMSFRGLTQFFIRNWNAAPWKGLHNYDVAVDFNAPIGKALLHSFYVTCGFTVLAVGLSWLIGTAAAVLMQENFRGRGLLRTIFLIPYALPAYAAIITWVFMFQHDNGLVNHVLHDQLGITDKQSFWLIGDNSFYALVTVAVWKSWPFAFLMVMAALQNIPRELYEAASIDGAGIWQQIRRITLPSLRSVNQVLVLVLFLWTFNDFNTPYVLFGKSAPEAADLISIHIYQSSFVTWNFGSGAAMSVLLLLFLLVVTAVYLIFTSRGRKSADV, encoded by the coding sequence ATGACGTCCACCGTGACCCCTTCCAAGGTGCCATCGGCGGCCGGCGACGATGTTCTGAAGTCCGGGGGTGTGCGCGGACGTTTCCCGCACATCCCCGACCGGATCCGCCGCGGCGGCCTGCCCTACCTCCTGCTCCTCCCCGCCCTGATCCTCGAACTGCTCATCCACATCATCCCGATGGTCATGGGCATCGTGATGAGCTTCCGCGGGCTGACGCAGTTCTTCATCCGCAACTGGAACGCAGCCCCCTGGAAAGGGCTGCACAACTACGACGTAGCCGTCGACTTCAACGCCCCCATCGGCAAAGCCCTGTTGCACTCCTTCTACGTGACCTGCGGATTCACCGTCCTCGCCGTCGGCCTCTCCTGGCTGATCGGCACGGCGGCCGCGGTCCTGATGCAGGAGAACTTCCGCGGCCGGGGCCTGCTGCGGACCATCTTCCTGATCCCGTACGCACTCCCCGCGTACGCCGCGATCATCACCTGGGTGTTCATGTTCCAGCACGACAACGGGCTGGTGAACCATGTGCTCCACGACCAGCTGGGCATCACCGACAAGCAGTCGTTCTGGCTGATCGGCGACAACAGCTTCTACGCCCTGGTGACCGTCGCCGTCTGGAAGTCCTGGCCCTTCGCCTTCCTCATGGTGATGGCGGCCCTCCAGAACATCCCGCGCGAACTGTACGAGGCCGCGTCCATCGACGGCGCCGGCATCTGGCAGCAGATCCGCCGGATCACGCTGCCCTCGCTGCGGTCCGTCAACCAGGTCCTGGTCCTCGTCCTGTTCCTGTGGACGTTCAACGACTTCAACACGCCGTACGTCCTGTTCGGCAAATCGGCGCCCGAAGCCGCGGACCTGATCTCCATTCACATCTACCAGTCCTCGTTCGTCACCTGGAACTTCGGCAGCGGTGCGGCCATGTCCGTCCTGCTCCTGCTCTTCCTCCTCGTGGTGACGGCCGTGTACCTGATCTTCACCTCGCGCGGAAGGAAGAGCGCCGATGTCTAG
- the panD gene encoding aspartate 1-decarboxylase: MLRTMFKSKIHRATVTQADLHYVGSVTVDAELMEAADLLPGELVHIVDIDNGARLETYVIEGERGSGVIGINGAAAHLVHPGDLVILISYAQVDDAEARTLKPSIVHVDADNRIVALGADASAPVPGTDQERSPHAVVAGA, encoded by the coding sequence ATGCTGCGAACCATGTTCAAGTCCAAAATCCACCGTGCCACCGTGACCCAGGCCGACCTGCACTATGTCGGATCCGTCACCGTCGACGCCGAGCTGATGGAAGCCGCCGACCTGCTGCCCGGCGAGCTGGTCCATATCGTCGACATTGACAACGGTGCCCGGCTGGAGACGTACGTCATCGAGGGCGAGCGCGGCTCCGGTGTCATCGGCATCAACGGCGCGGCGGCCCACCTCGTGCACCCCGGCGACCTGGTGATCCTCATCAGCTACGCCCAGGTCGACGACGCCGAGGCACGCACCCTGAAGCCCAGCATCGTGCACGTCGACGCGGACAACCGGATCGTCGCCCTCGGCGCCGACGCCTCCGCGCCGGTCCCCGGCACCGACCAGGAACGCAGCCCGCACGCCGTGGTGGCGGGGGCCTGA
- a CDS encoding ROK family transcriptional regulator, producing MAEQNRRTVRDLRRGNRAEVLQRLYFEGPLSRQELGSATGLSSGSISNVVAELAGDGLLEEAGVVDSDGGRPRTLLRVAPGSGHLIGIDVGETRVRVELFDLALTELGRTERPLVHHGYDVDRIVSHIRDAVAEVLREADVPADQLIGVGVGVPGIIDRSSPDGVVVHGQTVGWDAVPLEAMLRESAELPPHVPFFIDNGAKTLGQAEMWFGGGRGASDAVIVLFGSGVSASIVVDGAPYGGADSRAVEWGHTTVRVRGRRCRCGSPGCLEAYVGAEAIRERWLETGGGKGTADTEEAALASLLLAADPGEGGDPDPAALELLDETAEFLGAALADLVNLFRPERILVGGWAGLLLGPRLLPAVRRYATEYALRHPGERTTIDLGTLGPDAVTVGAATLPLADFFARGGRHRRLDAEEAAGDATDRAQEGSWRRVVVERRSL from the coding sequence ATGGCTGAGCAGAACAGACGGACCGTGCGTGACCTGCGACGAGGCAACCGCGCAGAGGTATTGCAACGGTTGTATTTCGAAGGTCCGCTCAGCCGGCAGGAGTTGGGCTCCGCCACCGGCCTGAGTTCGGGTTCCATCAGCAATGTTGTTGCGGAACTCGCCGGGGACGGCCTCCTGGAGGAGGCCGGTGTGGTCGACTCCGACGGAGGCCGCCCGCGCACCCTGCTGCGCGTCGCCCCCGGCAGCGGCCACCTCATCGGCATCGACGTCGGCGAGACCCGGGTCCGGGTGGAGCTCTTCGATCTCGCGCTCACCGAACTCGGCCGCACCGAACGTCCCCTGGTGCACCACGGTTACGACGTCGACCGCATCGTCAGCCACATCCGCGACGCCGTCGCCGAGGTCCTGCGCGAGGCCGACGTCCCCGCCGACCAGCTGATCGGTGTGGGCGTCGGTGTGCCCGGGATCATCGACCGCAGCTCGCCCGACGGCGTGGTGGTGCATGGGCAGACCGTCGGCTGGGACGCCGTACCGCTGGAGGCGATGCTGCGCGAGTCCGCCGAACTGCCCCCGCACGTACCGTTCTTCATCGACAACGGGGCCAAGACCCTGGGTCAGGCCGAAATGTGGTTCGGCGGCGGCCGCGGTGCGAGCGACGCCGTGATCGTGCTGTTCGGGTCGGGCGTCAGCGCCTCGATCGTCGTCGACGGCGCCCCGTACGGAGGTGCGGACAGCCGTGCCGTCGAGTGGGGTCACACCACGGTGCGCGTGCGCGGGCGCCGCTGCCGCTGCGGGTCGCCGGGCTGTCTGGAGGCCTACGTCGGGGCCGAGGCCATCCGTGAACGCTGGCTGGAGACCGGCGGCGGGAAGGGCACGGCGGACACGGAGGAGGCGGCACTCGCCTCCCTGCTGCTTGCCGCCGACCCCGGTGAAGGTGGTGATCCTGACCCGGCCGCCCTCGAACTCCTCGACGAGACAGCGGAGTTCCTCGGTGCGGCCCTCGCCGACCTGGTCAACCTCTTCCGCCCCGAGCGCATCCTCGTCGGCGGCTGGGCCGGCCTGCTCCTGGGCCCGAGGCTGCTGCCTGCCGTACGCCGCTACGCGACCGAGTACGCCCTGCGTCACCCCGGTGAACGCACCACCATCGACCTGGGGACACTCGGCCCCGACGCCGTCACCGTCGGCGCGGCGACACTGCCCCTCGCGGACTTCTTCGCCCGTGGCGGCCGGCACCGCCGCCTCGACGCGGAGGAGGCGGCCGGTGACGCCACCGACCGTGCACAGGAAGGGAGTTGGCGCCGGGTCGTGGTCGAACGGCGGTCGCTGTAG
- a CDS encoding ABC transporter substrate-binding protein — translation MRRIRAAAAVVVTVSTLAAATACGGGSDSGGGGGNDSPKTLTYWASNQAPDIATDKKILAPELAKFEKQTGIKVKLEVVPWSDLLNRILAATTSGQGPDVLNIGNTWSASLQATGALLPWDAKNFDAIGGKDKFVESAVASAGAAGKDPSAVPLYSLAYALYYNKKMFADAGISKPPATWDELVADGQKISKNGTSGKWGLGAEGGNLSNNIHQAFVLGKQHGADFFDASGKPTFTSDGAVAAVKQYVDFMAKDKIIAPGNAEYAQNQSLSDFAKGKTAMVLWQAAATTFAAQGMKPEDWGTAPVPVPSGAPGQDKQVNSMVAGINMAVFKNTKNTKGALEFVKFMTSTEEQKTLNKAFGAIPPVKAAQSDAAFSAPDLTVLKNTLTTSAAPLPQVAAESQFETTVGTAIKELWAEAAAGHAITDELVKSKLTKAQQQMQQ, via the coding sequence ATGCGCAGAATCCGAGCCGCAGCAGCAGTTGTCGTCACCGTCTCCACCCTCGCCGCCGCCACGGCGTGCGGCGGCGGATCCGACTCCGGCGGCGGGGGCGGCAACGACTCCCCCAAGACGCTCACGTACTGGGCGTCCAACCAGGCGCCCGACATCGCGACCGACAAGAAGATCCTTGCGCCCGAACTGGCGAAGTTCGAGAAGCAGACGGGCATCAAGGTCAAGCTCGAGGTCGTTCCGTGGTCCGACCTGCTCAACCGGATCCTCGCCGCGACCACGTCGGGACAGGGCCCCGATGTCCTGAACATCGGCAACACCTGGTCGGCCTCGCTGCAGGCGACGGGCGCCCTGCTCCCCTGGGACGCGAAGAACTTCGACGCGATCGGCGGCAAGGACAAGTTCGTCGAATCCGCCGTCGCCTCGGCCGGCGCCGCAGGCAAGGACCCCTCGGCGGTGCCGCTGTACTCCCTGGCCTACGCGCTCTACTACAACAAGAAGATGTTCGCCGACGCGGGCATCTCCAAGCCGCCGGCCACCTGGGACGAGCTGGTCGCCGACGGCCAGAAGATCTCGAAGAACGGCACCAGCGGCAAGTGGGGCCTGGGTGCGGAGGGCGGCAACCTCTCCAACAACATCCACCAGGCGTTCGTACTCGGCAAGCAGCACGGCGCCGACTTCTTCGACGCCTCGGGCAAGCCGACCTTCACCTCCGACGGCGCCGTGGCGGCCGTGAAGCAGTACGTCGACTTCATGGCCAAGGACAAGATCATCGCCCCGGGCAACGCCGAGTACGCCCAGAACCAGTCGCTCAGCGACTTCGCCAAGGGCAAGACCGCGATGGTGCTCTGGCAGGCCGCGGCCACGACCTTCGCCGCCCAGGGCATGAAGCCCGAGGACTGGGGCACCGCCCCCGTCCCGGTCCCGTCCGGTGCGCCCGGCCAGGACAAGCAGGTCAACTCGATGGTCGCCGGCATCAACATGGCCGTCTTCAAGAACACCAAGAACACCAAGGGTGCTCTGGAGTTCGTGAAGTTCATGACCAGCACCGAGGAGCAGAAGACCCTCAACAAGGCCTTCGGTGCGATACCGCCGGTCAAGGCCGCGCAGTCGGACGCCGCGTTCTCCGCGCCCGACCTGACCGTCCTGAAGAACACGCTCACCACCAGCGCCGCCCCGCTGCCGCAGGTCGCCGCCGAGTCCCAGTTCGAGACGACCGTGGGCACCGCCATCAAGGAGCTGTGGGCGGAAGCAGCGGCGGGACACGCCATCACCGACGAGCTCGTCAAGTCCAAGCTGACCAAGGCTCAGCAGCAGATGCAGCAGTGA
- a CDS encoding transglycosylase family protein, protein MAASGRHRRYQPSRINRASLTVTVGGAGIALPLLSAGTASAASVGVWDKVANCESTNNWKINTGNGYYGGLQFSQSTWKAYGGGAYAPRADLATKDQQIAVGEKVLKGQGPTAWPVCSVRAGLTRGGDAPAIRTASAHDAKRETKQQETKRTATRTASTPQTAHGTYTVASGDSLSRIAETEHVRGGWHQLYSANRQVIGADPDLIFPGQRLRLGAHEAAPQKHETTPKKHETAPKKHETTPKKTVHTTKTSTGQKKVTKVTKAAKTTGFTAPVDARPSTPYHRSGSSWASGYHTGVDFPVPTGTSVKAVAAGRVVSAGWAGSYGYQIVIRHADGKYSQYAHLSALTVRDGQKVGEGQRIARSGSTGNATGPHLHFEVRTGPGYGSDIDPLAYLRAGGVTV, encoded by the coding sequence ATGGCCGCATCAGGTCGTCACCGCCGGTACCAGCCCAGCCGTATCAACCGTGCTTCGCTGACGGTGACGGTGGGCGGTGCCGGGATCGCCCTGCCGCTGCTGTCGGCGGGCACCGCGTCGGCGGCCTCCGTCGGTGTCTGGGACAAGGTCGCGAACTGCGAGTCGACCAACAACTGGAAGATCAACACCGGCAACGGGTACTACGGCGGACTCCAGTTCAGTCAGTCGACGTGGAAGGCGTACGGCGGCGGGGCGTACGCCCCGCGCGCCGACCTGGCGACGAAGGACCAGCAGATCGCCGTCGGCGAGAAGGTCCTCAAGGGGCAGGGCCCGACGGCCTGGCCGGTCTGTTCGGTACGGGCTGGACTGACCCGGGGAGGCGACGCCCCGGCGATCAGAACCGCCAGTGCGCACGACGCGAAACGCGAGACGAAGCAACAGGAGACGAAGCGCACGGCCACGCGCACGGCTTCGACGCCGCAGACCGCCCACGGGACGTACACCGTGGCCAGCGGCGACTCGCTCTCCCGGATCGCGGAGACGGAGCACGTCAGGGGCGGCTGGCACCAGCTCTACTCGGCGAACCGCCAGGTCATCGGCGCGGACCCGGACCTGATCTTCCCCGGGCAGCGGCTCAGACTCGGCGCTCACGAGGCAGCGCCCCAGAAGCACGAGACCACACCGAAGAAGCATGAGACAGCACCGAAGAAGCACGAGACCACGCCCAAGAAGACCGTGCACACCACCAAGACCTCCACCGGGCAGAAGAAGGTCACCAAGGTCACCAAGGCGGCGAAAACCACCGGCTTCACCGCCCCGGTCGACGCCCGCCCCAGCACCCCCTACCACCGCTCCGGCAGCTCCTGGGCCAGCGGCTATCACACCGGGGTCGACTTCCCTGTCCCCACCGGCACTTCGGTGAAGGCCGTCGCCGCGGGCCGCGTGGTCTCGGCGGGCTGGGCCGGTTCGTACGGGTACCAGATCGTCATCCGGCACGCCGACGGCAAGTACAGCCAGTACGCCCATCTCTCCGCGCTCACCGTCCGCGACGGCCAGAAGGTCGGCGAAGGGCAGCGGATCGCACGCTCCGGATCGACCGGCAACGCCACGGGCCCGCATCTGCACTTCGAGGTGCGGACCGGGCCCGGCTACGGCAGCGACATCGACCCGCTGGCCTACCTCAGGGCGGGCGGAGTCACCGTCTGA
- a CDS encoding carbohydrate ABC transporter permease, which produces MSSSTVNRRSPTAPPRSFLWTRRIVLTLITLFTLVPVYVMLSSSMKSLADVSGKFSWIPHEITFSPYVDIWTTIPLARYFMNSLIVAGTASIASVVVAVFAAYAVSRYRFRGKRVFTITVLSTQMFPGILFLLPLFLIFVNIGNSTGIALYGSRGGLILTYLTFSLPFSIWMLIGYFDSIPKDLDEAAMVDGCGPLGALFRVVVPAAIPGIVAVAMYAFMTAWGEVLFASVMTNDTTRTLAVGLQGYSTLNDVSWNQIMAASLVVSVPVVAGFLLLQRYLVAGLTAGAVK; this is translated from the coding sequence ATGTCTAGTTCGACGGTCAACCGCCGCTCTCCCACGGCGCCCCCGCGGTCCTTCCTGTGGACCCGGCGGATCGTGCTCACCCTGATCACGCTCTTCACGCTGGTGCCCGTCTACGTGATGCTGAGCAGCTCGATGAAGTCCCTCGCGGACGTCTCGGGCAAGTTCTCCTGGATCCCGCACGAGATCACGTTCAGCCCCTACGTCGACATCTGGACCACCATCCCGCTCGCCAGGTACTTCATGAACTCGCTGATCGTGGCGGGTACGGCGAGCATCGCCTCGGTGGTGGTCGCGGTCTTCGCGGCGTACGCGGTGAGCCGCTACCGCTTCCGCGGCAAGCGGGTCTTCACCATCACGGTGCTCTCCACCCAGATGTTCCCGGGCATCCTCTTCCTGCTCCCCCTCTTCCTGATCTTCGTCAACATCGGGAACTCCACCGGCATCGCGCTCTACGGCTCGCGCGGCGGTCTGATCCTCACCTATCTGACCTTCTCGCTGCCGTTCTCGATCTGGATGCTGATCGGGTACTTCGACTCCATCCCCAAGGACCTCGACGAGGCCGCGATGGTCGACGGCTGCGGTCCGCTCGGCGCGCTCTTCCGGGTGGTGGTCCCCGCGGCCATCCCCGGCATCGTCGCCGTGGCGATGTACGCGTTCATGACCGCCTGGGGCGAGGTCCTCTTCGCCTCGGTCATGACGAACGACACCACGCGCACGCTCGCCGTCGGACTCCAGGGCTACTCCACCCTCAACGACGTCTCGTGGAACCAGATCATGGCCGCGTCGCTCGTCGTCAGCGTGCCGGTGGTCGCCGGGTTCCTGCTCCTCCAGCGCTATCTCGTCGCCGGCCTGACCGCCGGCGCCGTCAAGTGA
- a CDS encoding GH1 family beta-glucosidase gives MSDFNSLPPDFVWGVATAAYQIEGAVAEDGRSPSIWDTFSHTPGKIDANENGDVACDHYHRWREDIALMKQLGVDAYRFSVAWPRVVPGGDGPVNEKGLAFYDELVDGLLEAGITPYPTLYHWDLPQTLQDRGGWPARDTAKHFAAYASAVAGRLGDRVENWTTLNEPLCSAWIGHLEGRMAPGLTDIEAAVRTSYHLHLGHGLATQAIRAAVPGARVGIVNNLSPCEPATEREEDQAAAVRADGHTNRWWLDPIHGRGYPQDMVDLYGVDLPIRTGDLETIAAPLDWLGLNYYFRNVVAADPGGSIPYAKQVYLPGARHTAMDWEVNADGLENMLVRLSEEYGPQQIYITENGSAYPDVLRADGSIDDTERVQYLDEHLAACARAVRRGVPLAGYFAWSLLDNFEWAYGYDKRFGLVHVDYPTQRRTIKGSGHRYADIIRSSRGHGRGRRAA, from the coding sequence GTGAGCGACTTCAACTCCCTTCCCCCCGACTTCGTCTGGGGCGTGGCGACCGCCGCGTACCAGATCGAGGGAGCCGTGGCCGAGGACGGCCGTTCGCCCTCCATCTGGGACACGTTCTCGCACACCCCGGGCAAGATCGACGCCAATGAGAACGGCGACGTGGCCTGCGACCACTACCACCGCTGGCGCGAGGACATCGCGCTGATGAAGCAACTCGGCGTGGACGCCTACCGGTTCTCCGTCGCCTGGCCGCGCGTCGTCCCCGGCGGCGACGGCCCCGTCAACGAGAAGGGCCTCGCCTTCTACGACGAGCTGGTGGACGGCCTCCTGGAGGCGGGCATCACCCCGTATCCGACCCTCTACCACTGGGATCTGCCGCAGACCCTGCAGGACCGCGGCGGCTGGCCCGCGCGCGACACGGCCAAGCACTTCGCCGCGTACGCATCAGCGGTGGCCGGCCGGCTCGGCGACCGCGTGGAGAACTGGACGACGCTCAACGAGCCGCTCTGCTCCGCCTGGATCGGGCACCTCGAAGGACGGATGGCCCCGGGCCTCACCGACATCGAGGCCGCCGTCCGCACCTCGTACCACCTTCATCTGGGCCACGGCCTGGCGACCCAGGCGATCCGCGCCGCCGTGCCCGGCGCCCGGGTGGGCATCGTCAACAACCTCAGCCCCTGCGAGCCCGCGACCGAGCGCGAGGAGGACCAGGCCGCGGCGGTACGAGCCGACGGGCACACCAACCGCTGGTGGCTGGACCCGATCCACGGCCGCGGCTACCCGCAGGACATGGTCGACCTGTACGGCGTCGACCTGCCGATCCGCACCGGCGACCTGGAGACGATCGCCGCACCGCTGGACTGGCTCGGCCTGAACTACTACTTCCGCAATGTCGTCGCCGCCGACCCGGGCGGCTCCATCCCGTACGCCAAGCAGGTCTATCTGCCCGGCGCCCGGCACACCGCGATGGACTGGGAGGTGAACGCCGACGGCCTGGAGAACATGCTGGTGCGGCTCTCGGAGGAGTACGGGCCGCAGCAGATCTACATCACCGAGAACGGCTCCGCCTACCCGGACGTGCTGCGCGCCGACGGCTCGATCGACGACACGGAGCGGGTCCAGTACCTGGACGAACATCTGGCGGCCTGCGCCCGCGCCGTCCGCCGAGGTGTCCCTCTCGCCGGCTACTTCGCCTGGTCGCTGCTGGACAACTTCGAGTGGGCGTACGGCTACGACAAGCGCTTCGGCCTGGTCCACGTCGACTACCCGACGCAGCGCCGCACCATCAAGGGGAGCGGTCACCGCTACGCGGACATCATCCGCTCCTCGCGCGGCCACGGCCGCGGCCGCCGGGCGGCGTAA
- a CDS encoding alpha/beta hydrolase has product MQNAASWGNSLRQRFVGVVQQPYWERPDRSYLVRRWPDFTAVCFATVFFWMSLTPSLVPRPWLLQGAVGGISAAFGYAVGSVVSTVCRALFRWRPARATRARLWQAYWILSPVLGVLLIAESAHMQRRLRELQGLPPALTWHIPVIALIAVVLWALILLVARSIRLGSRRLIRLLSRIVPLPVAIGVGFALSALIVTVGLRNVVFQRGVIDIADRMAYSVNGGTRSGIEKPVSPLVSGGPGSLIAWDDLGFQGRNFTGSVPTKAQISAYTGRPAKDPVRVYISASAPEAFSDEDPFKAKAALAVRELERTGAFDRDVLAVAGTTGTGWINSNISEPLEYMHDGNTAFVAVQYSYLPSWVSFLVDKERAAQATRDLMEAILAKWSALPEDHRPKLVVTGESLGGFAVESSFDGVKDLLAKTDGALILGTPNFAPMSQEIRDHRDAGSPVWRPQYDGGRNVRVAQFPAEDLRRPEAAWGHPRVVSLQNASDPVVWWSTDLLLHRPQWLDKPLGPDITSEIRWFPLVTFWQTTIDITVSYGVEPPHGHRYGAGPVDGWAAVVPRDGWTDEDTARLRRHIEQRESPY; this is encoded by the coding sequence ATGCAAAATGCGGCATCCTGGGGCAATTCACTCCGGCAGCGGTTCGTCGGGGTCGTGCAACAGCCCTATTGGGAGCGGCCCGACCGTTCGTATCTGGTCAGGCGATGGCCCGACTTCACCGCGGTCTGTTTCGCGACCGTCTTCTTCTGGATGTCGCTGACGCCGTCATTGGTGCCGCGCCCCTGGCTGCTGCAGGGCGCCGTCGGCGGGATCTCCGCTGCGTTCGGGTACGCCGTGGGATCGGTGGTGAGCACGGTGTGCCGCGCCCTGTTCCGGTGGCGGCCGGCCCGCGCGACGCGCGCCAGACTCTGGCAGGCGTACTGGATCCTCAGCCCGGTGCTCGGCGTGCTGCTGATCGCCGAGAGCGCCCACATGCAGCGCAGGCTGCGTGAACTCCAGGGCCTGCCACCGGCGTTGACCTGGCACATCCCGGTGATCGCACTGATCGCCGTGGTGCTGTGGGCTCTGATCCTGCTGGTGGCGCGCTCGATCCGGCTGGGGTCCCGACGGCTGATCCGGCTGCTGAGCCGCATCGTGCCGCTGCCGGTCGCGATCGGTGTGGGATTCGCGCTCAGCGCCCTGATCGTCACCGTCGGGCTGCGCAACGTCGTGTTCCAGCGCGGTGTCATCGACATCGCGGACCGGATGGCGTACTCGGTCAACGGCGGGACCAGGAGCGGGATCGAGAAGCCCGTGTCGCCGCTCGTGTCCGGCGGACCCGGTTCGCTCATCGCGTGGGACGACCTCGGATTCCAGGGACGCAACTTCACCGGGTCCGTGCCGACCAAGGCGCAGATCAGCGCGTACACCGGCAGACCGGCGAAGGATCCCGTACGCGTCTACATCAGCGCGTCGGCGCCCGAGGCCTTCAGTGACGAGGACCCGTTCAAGGCCAAGGCCGCCCTTGCCGTAAGGGAGTTGGAACGGACCGGAGCGTTCGACCGGGACGTCCTGGCCGTCGCGGGGACCACCGGCACGGGCTGGATCAACTCCAACATCAGCGAGCCCCTGGAGTACATGCACGACGGGAACACCGCTTTCGTCGCGGTGCAGTACTCCTACCTCCCCAGCTGGGTCTCCTTCCTCGTTGACAAGGAGCGGGCCGCGCAGGCCACCCGCGACCTCATGGAGGCGATCCTCGCGAAATGGTCCGCGCTCCCCGAGGACCACCGCCCGAAGCTCGTCGTCACCGGCGAGAGCCTGGGCGGATTCGCCGTCGAGTCGTCGTTCGACGGTGTGAAGGACCTGCTCGCGAAGACCGACGGGGCACTGATCCTCGGCACACCCAACTTCGCCCCGATGTCGCAGGAGATCAGGGACCACAGGGACGCGGGCAGCCCGGTGTGGCGGCCCCAGTACGACGGTGGCAGGAACGTGCGTGTGGCGCAGTTCCCGGCCGAGGATCTGCGGCGGCCCGAAGCGGCCTGGGGACATCCGCGGGTCGTCTCCCTGCAGAACGCCTCCGACCCGGTGGTGTGGTGGTCCACGGACCTGCTGCTGCACCGGCCCCAGTGGCTCGACAAGCCGCTCGGCCCGGACATCACCTCGGAGATCCGCTGGTTCCCGCTCGTCACGTTCTGGCAGACGACGATCGACATAACCGTCTCGTACGGGGTGGAGCCCCCGCACGGACACCGCTACGGCGCAGGGCCGGTGGACGGCTGGGCGGCGGTGGTGCCGCGCGACGGGTGGACCGACGAGGACACCGCGCGCCTGCGCCGCCACATCGAGCAGCGGGAGTCTCCGTACTAG
- a CDS encoding CPBP family intramembrane glutamic endopeptidase — MPTSERAWSLRLRRPVPAGTAVGVTVAVLVLTNLANNRWARSWSLPVSLLATGVLLGIMYWAGGGWRDVGLARSSLGRGLRWAAAIIAVVAAGYACAAALPWTSDLFSDQRYSELGAGDVAWRALVDVPFGTVLLEEVAFRGVLYGLLLRIRGPLGATLISSALFGLWHILPSLSLATAKPALDPGFGGTLLGTVLVDAGAVLFTAVSGCVFCELRRRSDSLLAPMGLHWATNALGYIFGFLLR; from the coding sequence GTGCCGACGTCAGAGAGAGCGTGGTCCCTCCGGCTGCGCCGCCCGGTCCCGGCCGGGACCGCCGTCGGGGTCACCGTGGCCGTGCTGGTCCTCACCAATCTGGCGAACAACCGGTGGGCCCGGTCCTGGAGCCTGCCCGTCTCGCTCCTCGCCACCGGTGTGCTGCTGGGCATCATGTACTGGGCCGGCGGCGGGTGGCGCGACGTCGGGCTCGCGCGGAGCAGCCTGGGGCGGGGACTGCGCTGGGCGGCCGCCATCATCGCTGTCGTCGCCGCGGGCTATGCGTGTGCGGCGGCGCTGCCCTGGACCAGCGACCTGTTCTCCGACCAGCGCTACAGCGAGCTCGGCGCAGGTGACGTCGCGTGGCGCGCGCTGGTGGACGTACCGTTCGGCACCGTACTGCTGGAGGAAGTCGCGTTCCGCGGCGTGCTGTACGGGCTCCTCCTGCGCATCCGGGGCCCGCTCGGCGCGACCCTGATCTCCTCGGCGCTGTTCGGCCTGTGGCACATCCTTCCGAGCCTCTCCCTCGCCACCGCGAAACCCGCGCTCGACCCGGGCTTCGGGGGCACGCTCCTCGGCACGGTTCTGGTCGACGCCGGGGCCGTACTGTTCACGGCCGTCTCCGGCTGCGTCTTCTGCGAGCTGCGCCGCCGCAGCGACAGCCTGCTGGCCCCGATGGGACTGCACTGGGCCACCAACGCCCTGGGCTACATCTTCGGATTCCTGCTCCGCTAG